One Desulfitibacter sp. BRH_c19 genomic region harbors:
- a CDS encoding flagellar biosynthesis protein flip → MRPRNFIILALILILVVIVFPSQLVAQPLPGIDFRINPTSEPEEVVDTLRVLFLLTVLALVPAFMVLMTSFTRIVVVLSFVRTAMATQQTPPNQVLIGLALFLTFFVMAPVFDQVRVDALEPYLANEISQEAALENAETHLKDFMLIHTREKDLALFVNASNMDRPESEEEIGIMVLIPAFVISELKTAFQMGFLIFIPFLIIDMVIASTLMSMGMFMLPPIIISLPFKVLLFVMTDGWYLVIKSLLQSYGL, encoded by the coding sequence ATGAGACCACGCAATTTTATAATTCTCGCTTTAATTTTAATCTTAGTAGTGATAGTTTTTCCAAGCCAGCTTGTGGCACAACCATTGCCAGGTATTGATTTTAGGATAAATCCTACTAGTGAACCTGAGGAGGTTGTTGATACTTTAAGGGTATTGTTTTTGCTAACAGTTTTGGCATTAGTACCAGCATTTATGGTTTTAATGACATCCTTTACCAGGATTGTAGTGGTACTATCCTTTGTGAGAACTGCAATGGCGACGCAACAAACACCACCCAATCAGGTGTTAATAGGTTTGGCATTATTCTTAACCTTTTTTGTCATGGCACCGGTTTTTGATCAGGTAAGAGTGGATGCGTTAGAACCATATTTGGCAAATGAAATATCTCAGGAGGCTGCTCTTGAAAATGCAGAAACACACTTAAAAGATTTCATGCTTATTCATACAAGGGAAAAGGATTTAGCTTTATTTGTTAATGCTTCTAATATGGATAGACCTGAAAGTGAAGAGGAAATTGGGATTATGGTTTTAATTCCAGCTTTTGTAATTAGTGAATTAAAAACAGCATTTCAAATGGGGTTTTTGATATTTATTCCATTTCTTATTATAGATATGGTAATTGCAAGTACATTAATGTCTATGGGTATGTTTATGCTTCCCCCAATTATTATTTCTTTACCCTTTAAAGTACTGCTATTTGTTATGACTGACGGATGGTATTTAGTCATTAAATCTTTACTACAAAGCTATGGATTGTAA
- a CDS encoding flagellar motor protein MotP (Homolog of MotA, appears to be involved in motility on surfaces and under different ionic conditions. With MotS (a MotB homolog) forms the ion channels that couple flagellar rotation to proton/sodium motive force across the membrane and forms the stator elements of the rotary flagellar machine.) translates to MNRFDMLSLIGIVAGFIMILISIMIGSNIGLFISIPGLMITVGGSFAALLVNFNSQQVLNVLKTSRNVFKNKGVDFQEIIDIFADLARKARREGLLGLEDDVERLEDPFYQKGIRLMVDALDPDLIKDILETDIDYTSQRHELGQKVFRAWGVYAPSFGMIGTLIGLIQMLSKLNDPSALGPAMALALLTTFYGALLANLVFIPMAGKLELKSEEETLARYLMLEGIIGIQSGMNPRILEEKLKSFIGPKLEMLDGSTKEKEAAFS, encoded by the coding sequence ATGAACAGGTTCGATATGCTAAGTCTAATTGGTATTGTTGCTGGATTCATCATGATCTTAATATCTATTATGATAGGTAGTAATATTGGACTATTTATTAGTATACCAGGATTAATGATTACAGTTGGGGGATCATTTGCAGCATTACTTGTTAACTTCAATTCCCAGCAAGTTCTTAATGTACTAAAGACAAGCAGAAATGTGTTTAAAAACAAGGGAGTTGACTTTCAAGAAATAATTGATATTTTTGCTGACCTAGCTAGAAAGGCGAGAAGAGAAGGTTTGTTGGGATTAGAAGATGATGTGGAAAGACTAGAGGACCCATTTTATCAGAAGGGTATTCGACTTATGGTAGATGCTCTTGATCCTGATTTAATTAAAGATATTTTGGAAACAGATATTGATTATACAAGTCAACGACATGAGCTTGGGCAAAAAGTTTTTAGGGCATGGGGTGTATATGCGCCTTCCTTTGGTATGATAGGTACCCTTATTGGACTTATTCAGATGCTTTCTAAATTAAATGATCCAAGTGCTTTAGGACCAGCTATGGCCTTAGCGCTCTTAACCACATTTTACGGTGCTCTTCTAGCAAATCTAGTGTTTATCCCCATGGCTGGAAAACTAGAGCTTAAGAGTGAAGAAGAAACATTGGCTAGATATTTAATGCTGGAGGGAATAATTGGTATTCAATCAGGCATGAATCCCAGAATCTTAGAAGAGAAACTAAAATCTTTTATTGGTCCAAAGCTAGAAATGCTAGATGGGTCAACTAAAGAAAAAGAGGCGGCATTCTCATGA
- a CDS encoding flagellar biosynthetic protein FliQ, whose amino-acid sequence MTQEFVIHLAREALSLALLLALPALGTGLIVGLAISVLMATTQIQEQTLTFVPKLIAVFFAIFMFSSWMLTSLTNFAGSIFGNLANMVR is encoded by the coding sequence ATGACTCAAGAATTTGTAATTCACTTAGCAAGAGAAGCCCTAAGTCTAGCACTATTACTTGCCCTACCTGCTTTAGGGACAGGTTTGATAGTAGGTTTAGCTATAAGCGTGCTAATGGCGACTACACAGATTCAGGAACAGACACTAACTTTTGTTCCAAAACTTATTGCTGTTTTTTTTGCAATATTTATGTTTAGTTCCTGGATGCTTACATCTCTGACCAATTTTGCCGGAAGTATCTTTGGCAATTTGGCAAATATGGTACGGTAG